A stretch of Acidimicrobiales bacterium DNA encodes these proteins:
- a CDS encoding MMPL family transporter: MFEVPGAESQQAFDLLEDRFPQRSGDTTDIVFAAADVRAPDVTQQVGALIAALALLDHVDSVSDPYATDSRTISQQATVGFATVQFDQRGTELPDEVIDDLKALVADANRDGLQVEAGGRAIQFSEIEGPGGRSERIGLAVAVIVLLVSFGSVVAMGLPLITALFSLGVALSILDVLANAMELSDFGPRLATLVGLGVGIDYALFIVSRFRAALHEGLAVGDAVGRAMDTSGRAVVFAGLTVVISLSGMLLMRVPIVQALAVGVGVAVVVVLAATLTLVPATLGLVAHRIDSWRVPGLHRDESAHRNSGWFRWSRMVQHRPWPFAIVGTLLLVALTIPVFSMRLGSADAGSDPISQTSRRAYDLLAEGFGPGFNGPFLVAAELPAGGDLTPLETTMDAIAAERGVAAVSPITVNAAGDTAIASVFPTTSPQDEATRELLDRLRSGVIPSIDSSGLVVHVGGVTAVFEDLGTTLADRLPVFIAAVIGLSFLLLMVVFRSIVIPIKAAVMNLLSIGAAYGVMVAIFQWGWGKDLIGLDATGPIQSFIPMLLFAVLFGLSMDYEVFLLSRIREEYVRSGDNATAVADGLAATARVITAAAAIMVAVFGSAALAEDRTTKLFGIGLATAIFFDATLVRSLLVPATMELMGKANWWYPSWLDRLTPQINIEGAVHQDPELSSVDPPEPELVS; this comes from the coding sequence GTGTTCGAAGTACCCGGCGCCGAGTCCCAGCAAGCGTTCGATCTGTTGGAGGATCGATTTCCCCAGCGTTCCGGCGACACAACCGACATCGTGTTTGCCGCTGCGGATGTTCGCGCGCCCGACGTCACCCAGCAGGTAGGCGCGCTGATCGCCGCTCTCGCACTGCTGGATCATGTCGACTCGGTCAGCGACCCCTACGCCACCGACAGCAGGACGATCTCTCAGCAGGCCACCGTGGGCTTCGCGACGGTTCAGTTCGATCAACGCGGCACCGAACTTCCCGACGAGGTGATCGACGACCTCAAGGCTCTGGTCGCCGACGCAAACCGCGACGGGCTGCAGGTCGAGGCGGGGGGACGGGCGATCCAGTTCAGTGAGATCGAGGGGCCGGGCGGTCGCTCGGAACGAATCGGTCTTGCGGTCGCGGTCATCGTGTTGTTGGTGTCGTTCGGGTCGGTCGTCGCCATGGGCCTGCCGCTGATCACAGCGCTGTTCTCACTCGGTGTCGCGCTGTCGATCCTCGACGTGTTGGCCAACGCCATGGAGCTCTCCGACTTCGGTCCTCGGCTCGCGACTCTGGTCGGTCTCGGCGTCGGGATCGACTACGCCCTCTTCATCGTCTCCCGCTTCCGCGCCGCTCTGCATGAAGGCCTCGCCGTGGGCGACGCAGTCGGTCGAGCCATGGACACGTCCGGGCGTGCCGTCGTGTTCGCCGGGCTGACCGTCGTGATCTCACTCTCGGGAATGTTGTTGATGCGAGTTCCGATCGTGCAAGCCCTCGCGGTCGGAGTCGGCGTCGCCGTTGTCGTGGTACTCGCCGCAACGCTCACCCTGGTTCCGGCCACGCTGGGGCTGGTCGCGCACCGAATCGACTCGTGGCGCGTCCCGGGGCTGCATCGGGACGAGTCCGCGCATCGAAACTCGGGATGGTTCCGATGGAGCCGGATGGTTCAGCACCGCCCCTGGCCATTCGCCATCGTGGGCACGCTGCTGCTTGTCGCGTTGACGATTCCGGTCTTCTCGATGCGGCTCGGCAGCGCCGACGCGGGCAGCGACCCGATCTCCCAAACCTCGCGGCGGGCCTATGACCTGCTTGCCGAGGGGTTCGGTCCCGGATTCAACGGGCCGTTCCTCGTTGCTGCGGAACTTCCCGCCGGCGGAGATCTGACACCGCTCGAAACGACGATGGATGCCATCGCGGCTGAGCGTGGCGTCGCTGCCGTGTCGCCGATCACCGTGAACGCGGCCGGCGACACCGCGATCGCGTCGGTGTTCCCGACGACATCGCCCCAGGACGAAGCCACCCGCGAACTGCTCGACCGGTTGCGCTCTGGGGTCATCCCCAGCATCGACAGCAGCGGCTTGGTGGTCCACGTAGGTGGGGTGACCGCCGTCTTCGAGGACCTCGGCACGACACTCGCCGACCGGCTGCCGGTGTTCATCGCCGCCGTGATCGGCCTGTCGTTCCTGTTGTTGATGGTGGTGTTTCGATCGATCGTCATCCCCATCAAAGCCGCAGTCATGAACCTGCTGTCGATCGGCGCCGCCTATGGAGTGATGGTCGCGATCTTCCAGTGGGGGTGGGGCAAGGATCTGATCGGTCTCGACGCCACCGGCCCGATCCAGTCGTTCATCCCGATGCTGTTGTTCGCGGTGCTGTTCGGGCTCTCGATGGACTACGAAGTCTTCCTCCTGTCGCGGATCCGTGAGGAGTATGTTCGCAGCGGCGACAACGCCACCGCCGTTGCCGACGGCCTCGCCGCCACCGCACGGGTCATCACTGCCGCAGCCGCGATCATGGTCGCCGTCTTCGGATCGGCAGCCCTCGCTGAGGATCGCACCACGAAGCTGTTCGGCATCGGCCTGGCGACCGCCATCTTCTTCGACGCCACCCTGGTCAGATCCCTTCTCGTGCCCGCCACGATGGAACTGATGGGCAAAGCCAACTGGTGGTACCCGTCGTGGCTCGATCGGCTCACCCCCCAGATCAACATCGAAGGCGCTGTCCACCAGGATCCCGAGCTCAGCTCTGTCGACCCACCTGAACCGGAGCTGGTGTCATGA
- a CDS encoding MDR family MFS transporter, with protein MASFRFRSRRDRPISPGPTFMVISGSEADAPTGGAIDRGVLVAFSGLMAGMFLASVDSTIVATALPTIVGDLGNVDQLSWVVLSYLLTTTIGTTLYGRISDHIGRRRTFQAAIVLFLIGSVLSGLAQSMVQLIVFRGVQGLGGGGLMSMPFVIIGDLVSPRERGRYMGYFTAVFAVAGVMGPLLGGFFVDNASWRWIFYVNVPVGAVALILTDRVLRYDVEDQGAKLDLAGAALLVVSVASLVLVSAWGGDRYAWTSSTILGMFVVGVLFAGFFTIHCRRVPAPLLPLRLLAESPVAVSVVIALLVGAVMYGGLVFLPLFLQGVTGVSATNSGLLLAPLMGGVTAASIVAGRAMSRTGLYKRYLIVGTSAIVAVVAALSRLDAATSGWQVGALMALLGAGMGTVMPITSMASQNAVDFRDLGVTTSLVSFSRSFGASIGVAIFGTILASRLGPRLEAVASGGLPSGLSARRLANSPEQIEALNPALRADVRAALADTIGEVFLAAVPVALLALAISFLLEERPLRASAFVDRERGPTKQTTNDEVM; from the coding sequence GTGGCTTCGTTTCGATTCCGGTCACGGCGTGACCGTCCGATCTCGCCGGGGCCGACGTTCATGGTGATCAGCGGATCCGAGGCGGACGCGCCGACGGGGGGCGCCATCGACCGGGGAGTGCTGGTCGCCTTCAGCGGCTTGATGGCGGGCATGTTTCTCGCGTCGGTGGATTCGACGATCGTGGCGACTGCGCTGCCGACCATCGTGGGCGATCTCGGCAACGTGGATCAGCTGTCGTGGGTTGTGTTGTCGTACCTGCTGACGACCACGATCGGGACCACGCTCTACGGACGCATCAGCGACCACATCGGCCGCCGCCGCACGTTCCAGGCCGCGATCGTGTTGTTCCTGATCGGCTCGGTGCTGTCGGGGCTGGCGCAGTCGATGGTGCAGCTGATCGTGTTTCGAGGTGTGCAGGGTCTCGGCGGCGGCGGCCTCATGTCCATGCCGTTCGTCATCATCGGTGATCTCGTCTCGCCGCGCGAACGCGGCCGCTACATGGGCTACTTCACCGCCGTGTTCGCAGTCGCCGGAGTGATGGGTCCACTGCTGGGCGGGTTCTTCGTCGACAACGCGTCATGGCGTTGGATCTTCTACGTGAACGTCCCGGTGGGTGCGGTCGCACTGATACTCACCGATCGGGTCCTTCGCTACGACGTGGAGGACCAAGGGGCCAAGCTCGACCTTGCCGGCGCGGCGCTGTTGGTGGTGTCCGTCGCGTCGCTGGTACTCGTGTCGGCGTGGGGTGGCGATCGGTACGCTTGGACGTCTTCCACCATCCTCGGCATGTTCGTCGTGGGCGTGCTGTTCGCCGGGTTCTTCACCATCCACTGCCGACGGGTGCCGGCACCGTTGTTGCCGCTTCGACTGCTCGCCGAGAGTCCGGTTGCTGTCAGTGTGGTGATCGCTTTGCTCGTGGGAGCTGTGATGTACGGCGGTCTCGTGTTTCTTCCTCTGTTCCTGCAGGGCGTCACCGGCGTGTCCGCGACGAACTCGGGGTTGCTCCTCGCCCCCTTGATGGGCGGTGTGACCGCAGCGTCCATCGTGGCCGGCCGGGCCATGTCCCGCACCGGGCTCTACAAGCGCTACCTCATCGTCGGCACGTCGGCCATTGTCGCAGTGGTCGCGGCCCTCAGCCGCCTCGACGCCGCAACCTCCGGGTGGCAGGTCGGTGCACTGATGGCGTTGCTCGGTGCGGGGATGGGCACGGTCATGCCGATCACGTCCATGGCCAGCCAGAACGCGGTCGATTTTCGAGATCTCGGGGTGACGACATCGCTGGTCTCGTTCTCGCGTTCGTTCGGTGCGTCGATCGGTGTGGCCATCTTCGGCACGATCCTCGCGTCCCGACTCGGACCACGTCTCGAGGCTGTTGCCTCGGGCGGTCTGCCTTCTGGTCTCAGCGCTCGACGACTCGCCAACAGTCCCGAGCAGATAGAGGCGCTCAATCCTGCGCTGCGGGCCGATGTGCGTGCCGCGCTCGCTGACACGATCGGCGAAGTCTTCCTCGCGGCCGTGCCGGTCGCGCTGTTGGCGCTGGCGATTTCGTTCCTTCTCGAGGAACGCCCCCTTCGCGCGTCGGCATTCGTCGACCGCGAGCGTGGCCCCACCAAACAGACCACAAACGACGAGGTGATGTGA
- a CDS encoding PaaI family thioesterase, whose translation MTASSLDASADDHPDLPARIGAAAAMRRLSHAIVSHRVDISDLHRIAAAADELSSQIEAQPARGRLDEMMASPRFAAALDSGSLGQAVEDGAFVDLFHDSPVSGSANPLGMGLRISRDGDEAVGTIVLGPGWEGAPGRGHGGIVAACVDETIGGLLPIIGTMAFTGELTLRYRAPCPLATPLEFRARLNRRDGRKLYIECTGTSPEGLFVESTALFIAVQLDQLAALIDQPPIEKDTRP comes from the coding sequence ATGACCGCCTCTTCTCTGGATGCCTCCGCCGACGATCATCCCGATCTCCCCGCCCGCATCGGAGCCGCAGCCGCCATGCGGCGTCTCTCTCATGCCATCGTGTCGCACCGCGTGGACATCTCGGACCTGCACCGGATCGCTGCAGCCGCCGACGAACTCTCTTCCCAGATCGAGGCGCAGCCCGCGAGAGGTCGTCTCGACGAGATGATGGCCAGTCCGCGCTTCGCGGCCGCGCTGGACAGCGGCTCACTGGGACAGGCCGTCGAGGACGGCGCGTTCGTCGATCTGTTCCACGACTCGCCGGTGTCGGGATCGGCGAACCCGCTCGGCATGGGTCTCCGGATCAGCCGTGACGGTGACGAGGCAGTGGGCACGATCGTTCTTGGCCCCGGATGGGAAGGCGCCCCCGGGCGTGGGCACGGCGGCATCGTCGCGGCCTGCGTCGACGAGACCATCGGTGGGCTTCTGCCGATCATCGGCACCATGGCATTCACCGGCGAGCTCACCCTGAGATACCGGGCGCCGTGCCCACTCGCCACACCGCTCGAATTCAGAGCTCGCCTGAACCGACGGGACGGCCGAAAGCTCTACATCGAGTGCACCGGCACAAGCCCCGAAGGTCTCTTCGTCGAATCCACCGCGCTGTTCATCGCCGTCCAACTCGACCAACTCGCAGCCCTCATCGACCAACCCCCTATCGAAAAGGACACCCGACCGTGA
- a CDS encoding cytochrome P450: MQTQPHPDLPDLFSPLVISDPYSAYADLRNTGVAYDERNDTWLVARHRDVIEGLHHPSLYSSERGYEAFMSGRVGPAGSEGRATAIGLDRLFGSRVLIASDPPDHTLLRRIVSRPFTKKSIASWESRARALADDLVGELAVSIASGDADLVRDLAVPLPVRLIAEVLGIPTDRQADFRRWSDALVGSLAAQVDVDAVSGDLAEMFEFFTNVTDQRRRAPGDDLISAIAQATPEGEELSIIEVVMFCILLLVAGNETTTNLLGNLQHSLWDHPDQFELLRHRPDLATAAVEEGLRHGGPVQGLFRQTTRACRLGGVHLPAAANVFLLFAAANRDDTVFSEPDAYRIERDTAEHLALGHGIHYCLGAQLARLEARAALEALLAHGLRLQPTGPAEATHNPILRGFVSIPVTA; the protein is encoded by the coding sequence ATGCAAACGCAACCCCATCCAGATCTGCCAGACCTGTTCTCACCGTTGGTGATCAGCGATCCGTATTCGGCGTACGCCGACCTCCGCAATACTGGTGTTGCCTACGACGAACGCAACGACACCTGGTTGGTGGCTCGTCACCGCGATGTGATCGAGGGGCTTCATCATCCATCGTTGTATTCGTCGGAACGCGGCTACGAGGCGTTCATGTCGGGTCGGGTCGGGCCGGCGGGCAGCGAGGGTCGGGCCACTGCGATCGGGCTCGATCGGCTCTTCGGCTCGCGTGTGCTGATTGCGAGCGACCCGCCGGACCACACGCTGTTGCGCCGGATCGTGTCGCGCCCATTCACCAAGAAGTCGATCGCTTCATGGGAATCGCGAGCCCGAGCGCTTGCCGATGACCTCGTGGGTGAACTCGCTGTGAGCATCGCAAGCGGCGACGCCGATCTCGTTCGCGATCTGGCGGTGCCGCTTCCGGTGCGACTCATCGCCGAGGTGCTCGGCATTCCCACCGACCGACAGGCAGATTTTCGGCGCTGGTCCGACGCCCTCGTCGGCTCGCTCGCGGCACAGGTCGATGTCGACGCGGTGAGCGGCGACCTCGCCGAGATGTTCGAGTTCTTCACCAACGTCACCGACCAACGCCGCCGAGCCCCGGGCGACGACCTGATCAGCGCGATCGCTCAGGCCACTCCTGAGGGAGAAGAGCTCTCCATCATCGAGGTGGTGATGTTCTGCATTCTGCTTCTCGTCGCCGGCAACGAGACCACCACGAATCTGTTGGGCAACCTGCAGCATTCGCTGTGGGATCATCCCGATCAGTTCGAACTGCTTCGACACCGACCTGATCTGGCCACCGCTGCGGTCGAAGAAGGTCTGCGCCACGGCGGCCCGGTGCAGGGCCTCTTCCGTCAGACAACGCGAGCATGCAGGCTGGGCGGCGTTCACCTTCCCGCGGCAGCAAACGTCTTCCTGCTCTTTGCGGCTGCGAACCGGGACGACACGGTGTTCTCGGAACCGGACGCCTACCGGATCGAGCGCGACACCGCCGAGCACCTGGCCCTGGGCCACGGAATTCACTACTGCCTCGGTGCTCAGCTCGCCCGACTTGAGGCTCGCGCCGCGCTCGAGGCGCTACTCGCCCACGGACTCCGACTTCAGCCGACCGGGCCGGCCGAGGCTACGCACAACCCGATACTCCGTGGCTTCGTTTCGATTCCGGTCACGGCGTGA
- a CDS encoding site-specific integrase — MQGHIARKRDRYYAVIYEGLDPVTGKERRSWHPAGTDRTEAEALVARLAADRDGRNDEVRSLTFGAYLTSHWLPVKRLELKVSTHRSYVHKTRRHILPALGRKRLRRLRPQDLERLYDSMLHPSDGTRPLSPKTVYEVHLIIRGALDHAVRRGLVNRNVALAASAPRLRAIPSIEQHAWTSDELQAFLRAAAGHRLFPALWLSANTGLRRSELLGLCWSDLDLKHARLSINRGLVAVGYELHETRGKTANSRRCIDLDPTTLTVLAGWRALQAAEYTATGVKDPDWMFTTASGGRVHPHSLSQTFDRIVRRAPVPVIRLHDLRHTHGSLLLAAGINPKVVSERLGHAQFVFTVETYQHTFPSMGADAARTFEALLSPGGASENPKIVKAG, encoded by the coding sequence ATGCAAGGACACATCGCCCGCAAGCGCGACCGCTACTACGCGGTCATCTACGAAGGACTCGACCCTGTCACAGGCAAGGAACGGCGCAGCTGGCATCCCGCCGGCACCGATCGCACCGAGGCCGAAGCGCTCGTCGCCCGGCTCGCAGCAGACCGCGACGGCCGCAACGATGAGGTCCGCTCGCTCACCTTCGGCGCCTATCTCACCAGCCACTGGCTCCCGGTCAAGCGTCTCGAGCTGAAGGTGAGCACCCACCGCAGCTACGTCCACAAGACCCGGCGACACATCCTGCCGGCGCTCGGGCGCAAGCGGCTCCGCCGACTCCGCCCCCAGGACCTCGAACGGCTCTACGACTCGATGCTGCACCCCAGCGACGGCACCCGGCCCCTTTCACCGAAGACCGTCTATGAGGTGCACCTGATCATCCGCGGAGCGCTCGACCACGCCGTTCGACGGGGACTGGTGAACCGCAACGTCGCCCTCGCCGCCTCAGCGCCCAGGCTGCGGGCCATACCCAGCATCGAACAGCACGCCTGGACCTCCGACGAGCTCCAAGCGTTCCTGCGGGCTGCGGCCGGACACCGGTTGTTCCCCGCCCTGTGGCTGTCGGCCAACACCGGTCTGCGGCGCAGCGAACTGCTCGGCCTGTGCTGGAGCGACCTCGACCTCAAGCACGCCCGCCTGTCGATCAACCGCGGGCTCGTCGCCGTCGGCTACGAGCTCCACGAAACGCGCGGCAAGACCGCCAACTCCCGCCGCTGCATCGACCTCGACCCCACCACCCTCACGGTCCTCGCCGGATGGCGGGCACTCCAGGCCGCCGAGTACACCGCCACCGGCGTCAAGGATCCCGACTGGATGTTCACAACCGCGAGCGGTGGACGCGTCCACCCGCACTCGCTGAGCCAGACCTTCGACCGCATCGTGCGCCGTGCCCCCGTACCGGTCATCCGGCTCCACGACCTACGCCACACCCACGGCAGCCTGCTCCTCGCCGCTGGCATCAACCCGAAGGTCGTGTCCGAACGGCTGGGTCATGCCCAGTTCGTGTTCACCGTCGAGACCTACCAGCACACCTTCCCCAGCATGGGCGCTGACGCGGCCCGTACCTTCGAAGCGCTCCTCAGCCCTGGCGGGGCCAGCGAAAACCCCAAGATCGTGAAAGCCGGTTGA
- a CDS encoding TetR/AcrR family transcriptional regulator → MRGAAAVFAERGFDGTTMEALREVTGVPTSTLYYYFEGKEQVLTFLLEDWLDRTAAAAAEAIATERTAKERLGDLVAAQLTAMANDPATCQVLLAELGRIDRLPHIAEAVQSAFHRPVAKLLADGAADRHLRSVDVDVATSVLYGAVIISGLHHIIDARDEVPAFDATEVAASVMDLVLHGLESEE, encoded by the coding sequence ATGCGAGGCGCGGCAGCGGTCTTCGCCGAACGGGGATTCGACGGAACAACGATGGAAGCGCTGCGCGAGGTCACCGGCGTTCCGACCTCGACGCTGTACTACTACTTCGAAGGGAAGGAGCAGGTCCTCACGTTTCTTCTCGAAGACTGGCTCGACCGCACCGCGGCCGCTGCTGCCGAGGCGATCGCAACCGAACGAACCGCCAAGGAGCGTCTGGGCGACTTGGTCGCGGCGCAGCTCACCGCGATGGCGAACGACCCCGCGACCTGCCAGGTCCTGTTGGCCGAACTTGGTCGGATCGATCGTCTTCCCCACATCGCAGAGGCCGTGCAATCGGCCTTTCATCGGCCCGTCGCAAAACTGCTTGCCGATGGGGCGGCCGATCGTCACCTCAGGTCAGTCGATGTCGACGTCGCCACATCGGTTCTCTACGGGGCGGTGATCATCAGCGGCCTCCACCACATCATCGATGCCCGAGACGAGGTCCCGGCCTTCGATGCCACCGAGGTCGCAGCGTCGGTGATGGATCTCGTGCTCCACGGCCTGGAATCCGAGGAATGA
- a CDS encoding alpha/beta fold hydrolase: MTPEPIRLSGGGLELAADLWGDPDDPPVVFLHGAGQSRRAWDEAARAVVRAGWHAVTVDHRGHGDSDWPVESSYDWDHFGDDVEALIDRFSRPPVVVGASLGGMSALIAQGRSVTQLYRALVLVDVTPRMELDGVKRIVGFMAAHPEGFDTLDDASQVIADYTGRPKPDSPDGLRQVLRHGPDDRWRWHWDIRFLEGRADEILSSQEGTERSDAIRAMLLDAAARVRVPTLVVRGAQSDMVSPEAVREFVDIVPGSRFVDVADAGHMVAGDQNDHFVDAVLEFLSGLSPDTKAERP; the protein is encoded by the coding sequence ATGACCCCTGAACCCATCCGGCTGAGCGGCGGCGGCCTCGAACTGGCCGCTGATTTGTGGGGCGACCCTGACGACCCTCCGGTGGTGTTTCTGCACGGGGCCGGTCAGAGCCGCCGGGCCTGGGACGAGGCCGCCCGCGCGGTCGTCCGCGCCGGCTGGCACGCCGTGACTGTGGATCACCGCGGTCACGGTGACAGTGACTGGCCCGTTGAGTCTTCCTATGACTGGGACCACTTCGGCGACGACGTCGAAGCACTGATCGACCGGTTCTCCCGCCCTCCCGTGGTAGTGGGTGCATCGCTCGGCGGAATGTCAGCCCTGATCGCTCAGGGACGCTCAGTCACCCAGCTCTACCGCGCGTTGGTACTCGTCGACGTGACGCCGCGCATGGAACTCGACGGCGTGAAACGCATCGTCGGGTTCATGGCCGCGCATCCCGAAGGCTTCGACACCCTTGATGACGCCTCGCAGGTCATCGCCGACTACACCGGTCGTCCCAAACCAGACTCCCCCGACGGGCTGCGCCAGGTCCTGCGCCATGGACCGGACGATCGCTGGCGTTGGCATTGGGACATCAGATTCCTCGAAGGTCGAGCCGACGAGATCCTCAGCTCACAGGAAGGGACCGAACGGAGCGACGCGATCCGAGCGATGCTGCTCGACGCCGCTGCCCGGGTGCGGGTCCCGACCCTGGTCGTGCGGGGCGCACAAAGCGACATGGTTTCGCCCGAAGCCGTACGCGAGTTCGTCGACATCGTTCCGGGCTCGCGGTTCGTCGACGTCGCGGACGCCGGTCACATGGTCGCCGGCGACCAGAACGACCACTTCGTCGATGCAGTCCTCGAATTCCTTTCCGGCCTCAGCCCCGACACGAAAGCCGAGCGCCCATGA
- a CDS encoding helix-turn-helix transcriptional regulator: MANYSRWEDIKNRKGTPSAETRAGAEQDLDLGQLIYDLRTEAGLSQRELAERMGTTQSVISRLEEGGGARNRVDTLARVAKALDRHLVLSFPAEVPDTLTDAVQVS, translated from the coding sequence ATGGCCAACTACTCCCGATGGGAAGACATCAAGAACCGCAAGGGCACCCCGTCGGCCGAGACACGCGCTGGGGCCGAGCAGGACCTCGACCTTGGTCAGCTGATCTACGACCTGCGCACCGAAGCCGGCCTTTCCCAGCGGGAGCTCGCCGAGCGGATGGGGACGACCCAGTCGGTGATCTCCCGACTCGAGGAAGGCGGCGGGGCACGCAACCGGGTCGATACCCTCGCCCGCGTGGCCAAGGCGCTTGATCGGCACCTGGTGCTCTCGTTTCCGGCCGAGGTCCCCGACACGCTCACCGATGCCGTCCAGGTCTCCTGA
- a CDS encoding type II toxin-antitoxin system RelE/ParE family toxin, translating to MAVAGVEAHDEIVAWLDSLTEADWQRVSVIIDRLAELGSRARMPLSRSLGDGPFELRFTLGSAARRITYRFTKDGRIILLAAFRKQRNNEPTGVARARTVAEECAKRFPY from the coding sequence ATGGCGGTGGCCGGGGTCGAGGCACACGACGAGATTGTCGCGTGGCTCGACTCGCTCACCGAAGCTGATTGGCAACGCGTGTCGGTGATCATCGATCGACTCGCTGAGTTGGGATCGCGGGCTCGGATGCCGTTGTCGAGGAGTCTCGGTGACGGACCGTTCGAGCTGCGGTTCACCCTCGGTTCGGCAGCACGGCGAATCACCTACCGGTTCACCAAGGACGGCCGGATCATCTTGCTGGCCGCGTTTCGCAAGCAACGCAACAACGAACCGACCGGGGTAGCTCGAGCCCGCACGGTCGCCGAGGAATGCGCGAAGCGCTTCCCCTACTAG